In the genome of Streptococcus oralis, one region contains:
- a CDS encoding pullulanase has product MKKIPSQTEKKMIYGIRSLKNGTGSVLIGASIILLSAAMPTISANENLPQTQENTSAVIKAPTETETSQTQKETPISEQKNANASLDSKKEAPAVETTTAPETPKTEDATTSQANSKEEKVDNSTATPSSDQKPQADTSSEEPIADNHFRIHVKKLPEENKDSQGLWTWDDVEKPSENWPNGAKSFKDAKQDDYGYYLDIKLKNEQAKKVSFLINNTKGDNLTGDRSVERLSPKMNEAWLDENYKVYNYRPQPAGTIRVNYYRTDGNYDKKSLWYWGDVKNPSSGEWPDGTDFTATGKYGRYIDIPLNEAAREFGFLLLDESKKGDDVKIRKEDYKFTDLKNHSQIFLKDDDETIYTNPYYVHDIRMTGAQHVAKSRIESSFSTLVGAKKDDILKHSSITDYQGNKVAITDVEVDEAGKKVTYIGDFSDTQHPYTVSYNSDRFTTRSSWRLKDESYSYDGPLGATLKEDGKRVDLTLWSPSADKVSVVVYDKKDPEKVVGTVALEKREKGTWKQTLDANSGLSISNYTGYYYHYQIERQGKTVLVLDPYAKSLAAWNSDLAKTDAAHKVAKAAFVDPSKLGPQDLTYGKIRNFKSREDAVIYEAHVRDFTSDPVIAKDLTKPFGTFEAFIEKLDYLKDLGVTHIQLLPVLSYYFVNELKNHERLSAYASSNSNYNWGYDPQNYFSLTGMYSSDPKDPEKRIAEFKNLINEIHKRGMGAILDVVYNHTANVDIFEDIEPNYYHFMDADGTPRTSFGGGRLGTTHYMSKRVLVDSIKYLVETYKVDGFRFDMMGDHDAASIEEAYKAARALNPNLIMLGEGWRTYTGDENTPVQPADQDWMKKTDTVAVFSDDIRNNLKSGYPNEGQPAFITGGKRDINTIFKNLIAQPTNFEADSPGDVIQYIAAHDNLTLFDIIAQSIKKDPSKAENYAEIHRRLRLGNLMVLTAQGTPFIHSGQEYGRTKQFLDPAYKTPVSEDKVPNKSHLLRDKDGKPFVYPYFIHDSYDSSDAVNKFDWTKATDSKAYPENVKSRDYMKGLIALRQSTDAFRLKSLQDIKERVRLITVPGQNGVEKEDVVIGYQITAPNGDIYAVFVNADSKAREFNLGTAFAHLRKAEVLADENQAGPVGIANPQGLEWTEKGLKLNALTAIVLRLSQGGAIVAPAVEEKPEFDFPSLKVEPEQGQAQNLAANPETQETAAEAHSQNLLPNTGTESKSLLALAGFSILALLGLGWLIKSKKKN; this is encoded by the coding sequence ATGAAAAAGATCCCATCTCAAACTGAGAAAAAAATGATTTATGGTATCCGTTCCTTGAAGAACGGAACTGGTTCTGTCCTTATTGGTGCCAGCATTATCCTGCTTTCTGCTGCAATGCCAACTATTTCGGCTAACGAAAACCTGCCTCAAACTCAGGAAAATACCAGCGCTGTGATCAAGGCCCCTACTGAGACTGAAACGAGTCAAACTCAAAAGGAAACGCCTATTTCTGAACAAAAGAATGCAAACGCTTCCCTTGATTCTAAAAAAGAAGCTCCAGCTGTGGAAACTACTACAGCGCCAGAAACACCCAAAACAGAAGATGCTACTACAAGCCAGGCTAACAGCAAGGAAGAGAAAGTAGATAACAGCACTGCAACGCCAAGTTCTGATCAAAAACCACAAGCTGACACATCCTCTGAAGAACCCATCGCAGACAACCACTTCCGTATCCATGTAAAAAAACTCCCTGAAGAGAACAAAGATTCTCAAGGTCTTTGGACTTGGGACGATGTTGAAAAACCATCTGAAAACTGGCCCAATGGAGCCAAGTCCTTCAAGGATGCCAAGCAAGATGACTACGGCTATTATCTAGATATCAAACTCAAAAATGAGCAAGCCAAGAAAGTCAGCTTCCTCATCAACAATACCAAGGGGGATAACCTGACGGGAGACCGTTCTGTAGAGCGCCTCTCTCCAAAAATGAATGAGGCCTGGCTAGATGAAAACTACAAGGTATACAACTACCGCCCTCAACCAGCAGGAACTATTCGTGTCAACTACTACCGCACCGATGGAAACTATGACAAAAAATCTCTCTGGTATTGGGGCGATGTTAAGAATCCAAGCAGTGGAGAATGGCCTGACGGTACGGACTTTACCGCAACTGGAAAATATGGCCGTTACATTGATATCCCACTCAATGAAGCTGCAAGAGAATTTGGATTTTTATTACTAGACGAAAGCAAGAAAGGCGATGATGTGAAAATCAGAAAAGAAGATTATAAATTCACTGATCTAAAAAATCACAGTCAGATTTTCCTCAAAGATGATGACGAAACCATCTACACCAACCCCTACTACGTTCACGATATCCGTATGACTGGTGCCCAACACGTGGCTAAATCTCGTATCGAAAGCAGTTTTTCTACCCTCGTTGGAGCTAAGAAAGACGATATCCTCAAACACTCCAGCATCACTGATTACCAAGGGAATAAAGTAGCTATCACAGACGTGGAAGTGGATGAGGCAGGTAAAAAAGTGACCTACATCGGCGACTTCTCTGACACTCAACACCCTTACACTGTCAGCTACAATTCAGACCGCTTTACCACACGTTCAAGCTGGCGCCTCAAGGATGAGTCCTACAGTTACGATGGTCCACTCGGCGCAACTCTAAAAGAAGATGGCAAGCGTGTTGACCTCACTCTCTGGTCTCCAAGTGCTGATAAGGTTTCTGTCGTTGTCTACGACAAGAAAGACCCTGAAAAAGTAGTCGGAACTGTTGCCCTTGAAAAAAGAGAAAAAGGCACCTGGAAACAAACTCTGGATGCAAACTCAGGTCTCAGTATCAGCAACTACACTGGCTACTACTACCACTACCAAATCGAGCGCCAAGGTAAAACTGTCCTCGTTCTTGACCCTTATGCCAAATCATTAGCGGCTTGGAACAGTGACCTAGCAAAAACAGATGCCGCTCATAAGGTCGCTAAAGCTGCCTTCGTCGATCCATCCAAACTAGGTCCGCAAGACTTGACCTATGGGAAGATTCGCAACTTCAAATCGCGTGAAGATGCGGTCATCTATGAAGCTCATGTTCGTGACTTCACTTCGGATCCTGTCATCGCAAAAGATTTGACCAAGCCATTTGGTACCTTTGAAGCCTTTATCGAAAAACTAGACTATCTCAAAGACTTGGGTGTGACCCACATCCAGCTCCTTCCAGTCTTGTCCTACTACTTTGTCAATGAATTGAAAAACCATGAACGTTTGTCTGCATACGCTTCAAGCAACAGCAACTACAACTGGGGATATGACCCTCAAAACTACTTCTCCTTGACTGGTATGTACTCAAGCGATCCTAAGGATCCAGAAAAACGAATCGCAGAATTTAAAAACCTCATCAACGAAATCCACAAACGTGGCATGGGGGCTATCTTGGACGTGGTCTACAACCATACTGCAAATGTTGACATTTTTGAGGATATTGAGCCAAACTACTATCACTTTATGGACGCAGACGGAACTCCACGTACTAGCTTTGGAGGCGGTCGTTTGGGAACTACCCACTACATGTCTAAACGTGTCTTGGTAGACTCTATTAAGTATCTGGTTGAAACCTACAAAGTAGATGGTTTCCGCTTCGATATGATGGGTGATCACGATGCAGCTTCTATCGAAGAAGCATACAAGGCTGCACGCGCCCTCAATCCAAATCTTATCATGCTAGGTGAAGGCTGGAGAACCTATACTGGCGATGAAAATACGCCTGTACAACCTGCTGACCAAGATTGGATGAAGAAAACAGATACTGTCGCTGTCTTTTCAGACGACATCCGCAACAACCTCAAGTCTGGCTATCCAAACGAAGGCCAGCCTGCCTTTATCACAGGTGGCAAACGCGATATCAATACCATCTTTAAAAATCTCATTGCCCAACCAACTAACTTTGAAGCTGACAGTCCTGGAGATGTTATCCAGTATATCGCAGCCCATGATAACTTGACCCTCTTTGACATCATCGCCCAGTCTATCAAAAAAGACCCAAGCAAGGCTGAGAACTACGCTGAAATCCATCGCCGTTTGCGACTTGGAAATCTCATGGTCTTGACTGCTCAAGGAACTCCGTTTATCCATTCCGGTCAGGAATATGGACGTACCAAACAATTCCTTGATCCAGCCTACAAGACTCCTGTCTCAGAGGATAAGGTTCCAAACAAGTCTCACTTATTGCGTGATAAGGACGGCAAGCCGTTTGTCTATCCTTACTTTATCCATGATTCTTACGACTCTAGTGATGCTGTCAACAAGTTTGATTGGACCAAGGCTACAGATAGCAAAGCATATCCTGAAAATGTCAAGAGCCGTGACTACATGAAAGGTCTGATCGCTCTTCGTCAATCTACAGATGCCTTCCGACTCAAGAGCCTACAAGATATCAAAGAGCGCGTACGACTCATTACTGTCCCAGGCCAAAATGGTGTTGAAAAAGAAGACGTGGTCATCGGCTACCAAATCACTGCCCCAAATGGAGATATCTACGCTGTCTTTGTCAATGCGGATAGTAAGGCTCGCGAATTCAACTTGGGAACTGCCTTTGCTCACTTGAGAAAGGCCGAAGTTCTCGCAGATGAAAACCAAGCAGGACCAGTAGGAATTGCCAATCCTCAAGGTCTCGAATGGACCGAAAAAGGCTTGAAATTAAACGCTCTCACTGCTATCGTTCTCCGCTTGTCTCAAGGTGGTGCCATTGTCGCTCCAGCTGTGGAAGAAAAACCAGAATTTGATTTTCCTAGCTTGAAAGTTGAACCAGAACAAGGCCAAGCTCAAAACCTAGCAGCCAATCCTGAAACTCAAGAAACTGCTGCAGAGGCTCACTCTCAGAACCTCCTTCCAAACACAGGAACTGAGAGCAAATCCCTCCTTGCCCTTGCTGGATTCAGCATCCTTGCCCTTCTTGGACTTGGATGGTTGATAAAAAGCAAGAAAAAGAACTAA